One region of Syntrophobacter fumaroxidans MPOB genomic DNA includes:
- a CDS encoding M1 family metallopeptidase codes for MTDRRFKYRREDFGELPVDLHHLTIYLNFTGDTVEARNVLDMTARTECSQLELDAADLEILEVQWLPDSERGAAIPLGYEYEKDRNKLRVRLPRPVKPGDRFRLRTFTRCRPSDHILEGIYKDTTPPDAPQQYISQCQQWGFQRIMPIFDDCRAKCTMTTTLEADARYTHLISNGNIDPATNPEGRPVPKPGEPGRQIITFDNPIPMAPYLFIACAGTWDTLPGEVTYDSGRKVRLEYLVPPGAVEGARIPLEILKEAVLWIRKTQGYEYTADTYRTICMNKSNFGGMENVGNTTIVTDAALLNEHTLDIGLQYAHAVIVHEFEHNQCGSETTMETPFDVWLNEAYTVDVERQFMADRFNPDYARLQQIESIRNPLLGPLAIEDGGHAGRIVREGFNNPDELIDGVTYVKAAEVIRMLRLVIGAECFKAGKELYFSRYRHSNANTDQFFACFEEKCGRSLERFKKGWLYTLGYPKVTADTEYDPVRRQYRIRFEQQAPPGLDPFHLPIQLALVDRQGGDVPGTARVFELEESTGELVLDGIEKAPAFASMNRDYSFYGTFRWLNASPEVLAMQVRLDPNITARVDAMRQLTDRERIDLLLNADASVSPKWLALFGEVLADRSLPPAVKAFFLRIDEQPADRDYSTWYPELVCARERMMLAVNKIYRKTLLQEFDRLDTYSAERRKTPRDGIEERMLKHVLLDLIVSDDSADSHRLIVDHFRAATTANDRVAALTALNRSSSPERRPLLEEVYHSWHTHLSGYANYLRIISGGTRPDVFDMIETEKRRPSFQITQPTWCRALFVTMAANNKIIWTDHGIRRLADAVVEVAPVNATTASRMLNTFQHVHKLKQELRAKVVPALEHIVGSVSERVSPTVHGQAEAYLRGA; via the coding sequence TTGACGGACCGCAGGTTCAAGTACAGGCGCGAGGATTTTGGAGAGCTTCCGGTCGATCTTCACCATCTGACCATCTATCTGAATTTTACGGGCGACACGGTGGAAGCCCGCAACGTGCTGGACATGACCGCCAGAACCGAATGCTCGCAACTGGAGCTCGATGCGGCGGATCTCGAGATTCTCGAGGTCCAATGGTTGCCCGATTCGGAACGGGGCGCCGCCATTCCGCTGGGATATGAATACGAGAAGGATCGAAACAAGCTGCGGGTCCGCCTTCCCCGGCCCGTGAAACCCGGCGACAGGTTCCGGCTGAGGACCTTCACCCGGTGCCGCCCGTCCGATCACATCCTGGAAGGGATATACAAGGACACCACGCCGCCGGACGCCCCGCAGCAATACATTTCCCAATGCCAGCAATGGGGTTTTCAGCGCATCATGCCCATCTTCGACGACTGTCGCGCCAAGTGCACGATGACCACGACCCTCGAAGCCGATGCCCGGTACACGCACTTGATCAGCAACGGCAACATCGATCCGGCGACCAACCCCGAGGGCAGGCCGGTTCCGAAGCCGGGCGAACCCGGGCGGCAGATCATCACCTTCGACAATCCCATCCCCATGGCGCCGTACCTGTTCATCGCGTGCGCCGGCACCTGGGATACTCTGCCGGGTGAGGTCACGTATGATTCCGGACGGAAGGTGAGACTCGAATACCTGGTGCCTCCGGGAGCCGTCGAGGGGGCGCGAATCCCCCTCGAAATCCTCAAGGAAGCCGTCCTGTGGATACGAAAGACCCAGGGATACGAATATACCGCAGACACCTACCGCACCATCTGCATGAACAAATCCAATTTCGGAGGCATGGAAAACGTCGGGAACACGACGATCGTGACCGACGCCGCGCTGCTCAACGAGCACACCCTGGATATCGGGCTGCAGTACGCCCATGCGGTGATCGTGCACGAGTTCGAACACAACCAGTGCGGCAGCGAAACGACCATGGAGACTCCCTTTGACGTCTGGCTGAACGAGGCTTACACGGTGGATGTCGAACGGCAGTTCATGGCCGATCGGTTCAACCCGGATTACGCAAGGTTGCAGCAGATCGAGAGCATCCGGAATCCGCTGCTCGGCCCTCTGGCCATCGAAGACGGCGGGCACGCGGGGAGGATCGTCCGGGAAGGTTTCAACAATCCGGACGAATTGATCGACGGCGTGACCTATGTGAAGGCCGCGGAAGTCATCCGCATGCTTCGGCTGGTGATCGGAGCGGAGTGTTTCAAAGCGGGCAAGGAGCTTTATTTTTCGCGGTACCGCCACTCCAATGCGAACACCGACCAGTTCTTCGCCTGCTTCGAAGAAAAGTGCGGGAGATCGCTGGAACGGTTCAAGAAGGGATGGCTCTACACCCTCGGATATCCTAAAGTCACCGCGGACACGGAATACGATCCGGTGCGGCGGCAATACCGCATTCGATTCGAACAGCAGGCTCCTCCGGGGCTCGATCCCTTTCACCTGCCCATCCAACTGGCTCTGGTGGACCGCCAGGGCGGCGATGTCCCGGGGACCGCGCGTGTTTTCGAGCTCGAGGAAAGTACCGGCGAGTTGGTGCTCGACGGGATCGAAAAGGCGCCGGCCTTCGCGTCCATGAACCGGGACTATTCCTTCTACGGGACATTCCGTTGGCTGAACGCGTCTCCGGAAGTCCTGGCCATGCAGGTGCGGCTCGATCCGAACATCACCGCTCGAGTGGACGCCATGCGGCAGTTGACGGACCGGGAAAGGATCGACCTGCTGTTGAATGCGGATGCGTCGGTGTCTCCGAAATGGCTGGCGCTATTCGGGGAGGTGCTGGCCGACCGATCGTTGCCGCCGGCCGTGAAAGCGTTTTTTCTGCGCATCGACGAGCAGCCGGCCGATCGCGACTACTCAACCTGGTACCCGGAGCTCGTGTGCGCCCGGGAACGCATGATGCTGGCCGTGAACAAGATCTACCGGAAGACGCTGCTGCAGGAGTTCGATCGTCTCGACACGTATTCGGCCGAGAGAAGAAAGACCCCGCGGGATGGCATAGAGGAGCGGATGCTCAAGCACGTTCTGCTGGATCTCATCGTCTCGGACGACTCCGCCGACAGCCATCGATTGATCGTGGACCACTTCCGAGCCGCAACCACCGCAAACGACCGGGTGGCGGCACTCACGGCACTCAACCGGAGTTCCTCCCCCGAGCGCAGGCCGCTCCTTGAAGAAGTCTACCACTCCTGGCACACGCATCTGAGCGGATACGCCAATTATCTTCGAATCATATCCGGCGGTACCCGGCCCGACGTGTTCGACATGATCGAAACGGAGAAGCGGCGGCCTTCGTTTCAGATCACCCAGCCGACCTGGTGCAGGGCGTTGTTCGTCACCATGGCGGCAAACAACAAGATAATCTGGACGGACCACGGCATACGCCGGCTGGCCGATGCCGTCGTGGAAGTCGCGCCGGTCAATGCAACCACGGCAAGCCGGATGCTCAACACCTTCCAGCACGTCCACAAGCTCAAACAGGAACTGCGCGCCAAAGTCGTGCCCGCCCTGGAGCACATCGTCGGGAGCGTTTCGGAAAGGGTGAGCCCGACCGTCCATGGCCAGGCCGAAGCTTACCTGAGAGGCGCCTGA
- a CDS encoding bifunctional metallophosphatase/5'-nucleotidase has product MKKHIASVLCVLLILVLAPFAAASGGPPVRELTVLHVNDFHGRLMPFLEKSLDSATAIGGAAYLAEMIRRERDTAGPQSTFLLSAGDMFQGMAISNVFKGRPVIEFMNAVGFEAMTVGNHEFDWGRDTLNTLIASAAFPFLAANVTDTDGTPLRGTRPYILLDKSGVKVAVIGITTVETPYSTNPTNVAGLVFRKPEKVLPGLIRKVRRQGAKLVIVLSHQGLDADKRLAGCVRGIDVIVGGHSHTAVTVPVKVRNTIIVQAGSYGMYLGVLHLKIDPTTGRVLHAAGDDELRLVSAGPDDPYDRTVAGMVNQYGELIGKEFSVVVGRTLTDLERSPDKESNVGDLIADAMRESTGVAVAFHNSGGIRANIPKGDIRVEQIYAVLPFDNALTVMDLTGRQIREILEFSAGWRKDVLQVSGLRVVYDPSRPAGSRAVRVTVGESPLDDRKTYRIVTNDFLAAGGDRFETFKHGKNITFGDNLRDVLVEYLKKHSPVAPAVQDRTTFVNR; this is encoded by the coding sequence CACATCGCCTCCGTTTTATGTGTCCTTCTCATTCTTGTCTTGGCTCCCTTTGCCGCCGCCTCGGGCGGTCCCCCGGTCCGGGAACTGACCGTCCTGCACGTCAACGATTTTCACGGACGCCTCATGCCCTTTCTGGAAAAGAGCCTCGACTCGGCGACGGCCATCGGCGGAGCCGCCTACCTGGCGGAGATGATCCGTCGGGAGCGGGACACCGCCGGCCCGCAGAGCACCTTCTTGCTTTCAGCCGGAGATATGTTCCAGGGGATGGCAATCTCCAACGTATTCAAAGGACGCCCGGTCATAGAGTTCATGAACGCCGTCGGATTCGAAGCCATGACCGTCGGCAACCATGAATTCGACTGGGGACGGGATACCCTGAACACCCTCATCGCATCGGCCGCGTTCCCTTTTCTCGCGGCCAACGTCACCGACACCGACGGCACCCCGCTCCGGGGCACTCGGCCTTACATACTGCTGGACAAGAGCGGCGTGAAAGTCGCGGTCATCGGCATCACCACCGTCGAAACTCCATACAGCACCAACCCGACCAATGTCGCCGGCCTGGTCTTCCGCAAACCGGAAAAGGTCCTTCCCGGGCTCATCAGAAAGGTCAGGCGCCAGGGCGCAAAGCTGGTGATCGTGCTGTCCCACCAGGGCCTCGACGCGGACAAGAGACTCGCCGGTTGCGTTCGCGGAATCGACGTGATCGTGGGAGGACACAGTCACACCGCCGTCACCGTCCCGGTGAAGGTCCGCAATACGATCATCGTACAGGCCGGCTCCTATGGAATGTACCTGGGCGTACTCCATCTGAAAATCGACCCGACAACGGGAAGGGTCCTTCATGCCGCCGGTGATGACGAGCTCAGGCTGGTCAGTGCCGGGCCTGACGATCCCTACGACCGTACCGTCGCCGGTATGGTCAACCAATACGGTGAACTCATCGGCAAGGAATTCTCCGTGGTGGTCGGACGGACTTTGACGGACCTCGAACGATCGCCCGACAAGGAGTCCAACGTGGGAGACCTCATTGCGGACGCGATGCGGGAGTCGACGGGGGTTGCCGTCGCCTTCCACAACAGCGGTGGGATCAGGGCCAACATACCGAAAGGGGACATCCGCGTGGAACAGATCTACGCCGTCCTTCCCTTTGACAACGCCCTGACCGTCATGGACCTGACAGGTCGCCAGATCAGGGAAATCCTCGAATTCAGCGCCGGTTGGAGAAAAGACGTGCTCCAGGTTTCCGGCCTTCGGGTCGTCTACGATCCGTCGCGACCGGCGGGTTCGCGCGCCGTCCGGGTTACCGTAGGTGAGAGCCCGCTGGATGATCGGAAGACCTACAGGATCGTCACCAATGACTTTCTGGCAGCCGGCGGAGACCGGTTCGAAACCTTCAAGCACGGGAAAAACATCACCTTCGGGGACAATTTGCGGGATGTTCTGGTGGAGTATCTGAAGAAACATTCGCCGGTCGCTCCCGCAGTCCAGGACAGGACCACCTTTGTCAACCGCTGA